Part of the Thermodesulfobacteriota bacterium genome, GTAGAGATAGGGGGCTCTTTCCGCATACCGGATATAATGGCCCGAAGCGGGGCACAGCTGGTCGAAGTGGGCACGACCAACCGAACCCATCCGGCAGACTATGAACGGGCTATAACTGAGAATACGGCCTTTCTAATGAAGGTCCACACCAGTAACTTCCATATAATAGGGTTCACTTCTGAAGTTCCACTAGCAGATCTGGTCGCGCTGGGTAAAAGACATGGTCTTCCGGTGGTGGAGGACCTGGGGAGCGGATGTTTTGTTGATCTTTCCCGCTACGGGCTGCTTAAAGAGCCCACCGTCCAAGAGGCGCTCCAGGCCGGGGCAGATATAGTGACCTTCAGCGGGGACAAGTTACTGGGAGGGCCCCAGGCCGGTATCATCCTGGGCCGGGATAAATTTATCAGGCAGGTCCGAAGCAATCCCCTGAATAGGGCGCTAAGAATCGATAAGTTAACGCTGGCCGGCCTGGAAGCTACCTTAAGGCTGTACCTTGACGAGGAAGGGGCCGTCAAGCAGATACCTACACTACGTTTATTGACCATGCCCATCGCTGAGATCAACAGAAAGGCATTGCAGCTTTACCGTCGCCTGACGAAGGTAGCCGTGGATCATCTTTCGTTGCAGGTTATAGATGTTGACTCCCAGGTAGGCGGCGGGGCCCTGCCGCTTCAGAAATTGCCCAGCCGGGCCGTAGCCGTCCAGCCAAAGGGATTCTCCGTAACAGAACTGGAGGCCAGGATGCGAAGCCTTTCCCGCCCGGTCATCGGCCGCATTGAAAACGATCAATTTATCATGGACCTGCGCACAGTGAGTACGGAAGAAATTCCCCATATTGTCGAAGCCGTCAAAACAGTCCTTTCGGAGTAAGCCAACATGGTAAAAAGGCTCTCCATAACTTCATTGGAACCACAGGATATATTCCTTTTCCAGGAGTATATAAAGAAAGACTTAACCCTTCTCTTTCAGACCCAAGATGTACTCCTTTTGCCTGCGAACTGTGCACCGGATCTTCTTAGCCCCCTGATTACCGAAAGCAAAATGGAAACAATTCCCCAGAATCCCCCCACACCCCCCTTTGGAAAAAACAACTCAGTATTCTTGCCTTTTATATGGCAAAATGAGCCTCTCGGCATAGCTATATTTAAAGATACGCCCGGGACATTTAAAAAAAATATGCTATCCAGCCAATGGTCGAAGCTCAGCCAATTAATCCTGGAAAAAATCCAGGTATATAAGACCTATTTTACAGATACGGAAAGCGGCGCACTGGCCCCGGAGCTTTTAAAAGATACCCTTATCCAGCTTATAACTACAGACCT contains:
- the selA gene encoding L-seryl-tRNA(Sec) selenium transferase, whose translation is MPSREDTNNPLRNIPSVDEILSLPETQSLLEKYPRRLVVSTIRQVLEGIRGQLLAANSQSSHVDTSLDNITESLKKFLGHAGRPSLRPLINATGVVIHTNLGRSLLADVAVGQMNAIAAGYSNLEFDLSAGQRGSRYVHVEEILRQLTGAEAALVVNNNAAAVLLVLDTLARGKEVIVSRGQLVEIGGSFRIPDIMARSGAQLVEVGTTNRTHPADYERAITENTAFLMKVHTSNFHIIGFTSEVPLADLVALGKRHGLPVVEDLGSGCFVDLSRYGLLKEPTVQEALQAGADIVTFSGDKLLGGPQAGIILGRDKFIRQVRSNPLNRALRIDKLTLAGLEATLRLYLDEEGAVKQIPTLRLLTMPIAEINRKALQLYRRLTKVAVDHLSLQVIDVDSQVGGGALPLQKLPSRAVAVQPKGFSVTELEARMRSLSRPVIGRIENDQFIMDLRTVSTEEIPHIVEAVKTVLSE